One part of the Fusobacterium pseudoperiodonticum genome encodes these proteins:
- the smc gene encoding chromosome segregation protein SMC: MYLKAVEINGFKSFGEKVYIDFNRGITSIVGPNGSGKSNILDAVLWVLGEQSYKNIRAKESQDVIFSGGKEKKAATKAEVSLIIDNSDRYLDFDNDIVKITRRIHITGENEYLINDSKSRLKEIGNLFLDTGIGKTAYSVIGQGKVERIINSSPKEIKNIIEEAAGIKKLQANRLEAQKNLGNIEVNLDKVEFILNETRENKNKIEKQAELAQKYIDLKDEKSSLAKGIYLTELEQKEKSLVENEDIKVKSEEECSVLQEKFDKTLNRLTTIDLEKEEVKKQKILIDSRNKELKDVISTKETEQAVTRERLDNFKKDKLLKEEYSLHLENKIEKKLEEINTLIAKKEELSKNILEMEAANKEFERKINELEAIKVEKTDLIESRNKKIRDLELEKQLSSNEIENNERKLKSSLDEVEVLKKELDEITKKEIANNEEKDLLNSQIKAKQEELAKTEERNEFLVNQLSEISKTINKLSQDIREYEYQEKTSSGKLEALIRMEESNEGFFKSVKEVLNSGISGIDGVLISLIKFDDRLAKAIEAAVSGNLQDIIVEDKEVAKKCIAFLTERKLGRASFLALDTIKVSRREFKGNIAGVLGLAADLVSAEDKYKKVVDFVFGGLLIVENIDVATDILNKNLFAGNIVTVNGELVSSRGRITGGENQKSSINQIFERKKEIKLLEEKVSNLKSKIVEESKRREDLSIRLENYENEIDKIDSLEDSIRKKMELLKKDFENLSEKSERISKELRNIKFNIDDAEKYKTSYQDRINSSVSNIEEIEKHINSLRKDLEADELTLKETLANIDELNKQFSDTRIIFLNNKNSIEQYERDIISKENENSDLKEEKEKNSNVVKELSQNIEELEKNEEQLQKEIEEHIKIYNSENRDIEVLNERENNLSNEERELSKDKSKLETDLLHSNDRLEKIIEVIEKIKTDIENINEKLTELTDITAKTVEVEKLKSSKDYLRSLENKINNFGDVNLLAINEFKELKEKYDYLARERDDVVKSRKQVMDLIQEIDERIHEDFHTTYENINENFNKMCEETIRNTEGRLNIINPEDFDNCGIEIFVKFKNKKKQPLSLLSGGEKSMVAIAFIMAIFMYKPSPFTFLDEIEAALDEKNTKNLLSKLRDFTNKSQFILITHNKETMKESDSIFGVTMNKEIGISKIVSPDKITKILDSNKESN; encoded by the coding sequence ATGTATCTAAAAGCAGTTGAAATAAATGGTTTCAAATCTTTTGGTGAAAAAGTATATATAGATTTTAATCGTGGAATAACATCAATAGTTGGACCAAATGGCAGTGGAAAATCAAACATTTTAGATGCTGTCCTATGGGTTCTAGGTGAGCAATCATACAAAAACATCAGAGCAAAAGAAAGCCAAGATGTTATTTTTTCTGGTGGAAAAGAAAAGAAAGCTGCAACAAAAGCAGAAGTTTCATTGATAATAGATAACTCAGATAGATATTTAGATTTCGATAATGATATTGTAAAAATTACAAGAAGAATTCATATTACAGGAGAAAATGAGTATTTAATAAATGATAGTAAAAGCAGACTTAAAGAAATAGGAAATTTATTTTTGGATACAGGAATAGGGAAAACTGCTTATTCTGTTATAGGTCAAGGAAAAGTTGAAAGAATCATAAACTCTTCACCAAAAGAGATTAAAAATATAATTGAAGAAGCAGCGGGAATAAAAAAATTACAAGCTAATAGATTAGAAGCACAAAAGAATTTAGGAAATATAGAAGTAAATTTAGATAAAGTTGAATTTATCCTAAATGAAACAAGAGAAAATAAAAATAAAATTGAGAAGCAAGCAGAACTTGCACAAAAATATATAGATTTAAAAGATGAAAAATCATCTTTAGCAAAAGGAATTTATCTAACTGAACTTGAGCAAAAAGAAAAAAGTCTTGTAGAAAATGAAGATATTAAAGTAAAATCAGAGGAAGAATGTTCTGTTTTACAAGAAAAATTCGATAAAACTTTAAATAGATTAACTACAATTGACTTGGAAAAAGAAGAAGTAAAAAAACAAAAGATTTTAATAGACTCAAGAAATAAAGAATTAAAAGATGTAATTTCTACTAAGGAAACAGAACAAGCAGTTACTAGAGAAAGACTGGATAACTTTAAAAAAGATAAATTATTAAAAGAGGAATATAGCTTACATCTAGAAAATAAGATTGAAAAGAAATTAGAAGAAATTAATACTTTAATAGCTAAAAAAGAGGAGCTTTCTAAAAATATTTTAGAGATGGAAGCTGCCAATAAAGAATTTGAAAGAAAAATAAATGAGTTAGAAGCTATAAAGGTTGAAAAAACTGATTTAATTGAAAGTAGAAACAAGAAAATCAGAGACTTAGAACTAGAAAAACAATTGAGTTCAAATGAAATAGAAAACAATGAAAGAAAGCTAAAATCAAGTTTAGATGAAGTCGAAGTCTTAAAAAAAGAACTAGATGAAATAACTAAAAAAGAAATAGCTAATAATGAGGAGAAAGATTTACTTAATTCTCAAATTAAAGCAAAGCAAGAAGAATTAGCTAAAACAGAAGAAAGAAATGAATTTTTAGTAAATCAGCTTTCTGAAATAAGTAAAACTATAAACAAACTTTCTCAAGATATCAGAGAATATGAATATCAAGAAAAAACTTCATCTGGTAAGTTAGAAGCACTTATAAGAATGGAAGAAAGTAATGAAGGATTTTTCAAATCTGTTAAGGAAGTTCTAAATAGTGGTATTAGTGGTATAGATGGAGTATTGATTTCCCTTATAAAGTTTGATGATAGATTAGCCAAGGCAATTGAAGCAGCAGTATCAGGTAATTTACAAGATATTATAGTTGAAGATAAGGAAGTTGCAAAAAAATGTATAGCTTTTTTAACTGAAAGAAAACTAGGTAGAGCCTCATTTTTAGCCCTTGATACAATAAAAGTAAGCAGAAGAGAGTTTAAAGGAAACATAGCTGGAGTTTTGGGCTTGGCTGCTGACTTAGTAAGTGCTGAAGATAAGTATAAAAAGGTTGTAGATTTTGTTTTTGGTGGACTTTTAATAGTTGAAAATATTGATGTGGCAACAGATATATTAAATAAAAATCTCTTTGCTGGAAATATAGTCACAGTAAATGGAGAGCTTGTTAGTTCAAGAGGAAGAATTACTGGTGGAGAAAATCAAAAATCAAGTATCAATCAAATTTTTGAAAGAAAAAAAGAAATAAAGCTTTTAGAAGAAAAAGTATCAAATTTGAAGTCTAAGATAGTTGAAGAGAGTAAAAGAAGAGAAGACTTAAGTATTAGATTAGAAAACTATGAAAATGAGATTGATAAGATTGATTCTTTAGAAGATAGTATTAGAAAAAAAATGGAGTTACTAAAGAAGGATTTTGAAAATTTATCTGAAAAATCTGAAAGAATTTCTAAGGAACTTCGTAACATAAAGTTTAATATTGATGATGCAGAAAAATATAAGACTTCTTATCAAGATAGAATAAATTCATCAGTTTCAAATATTGAAGAAATTGAGAAACATATAAATTCTCTTAGAAAAGATTTAGAAGCTGATGAACTTACATTAAAAGAAACTCTAGCTAATATTGATGAGTTAAATAAGCAGTTTTCTGATACTAGAATTATTTTTCTTAACAATAAAAATAGTATAGAGCAGTATGAAAGAGATATAATCAGCAAAGAGAATGAAAATTCAGATTTAAAAGAAGAAAAAGAAAAGAATTCTAATGTTGTTAAGGAACTTTCACAAAATATTGAAGAACTAGAAAAAAATGAAGAACAATTACAAAAAGAGATAGAAGAACATATTAAAATTTATAACTCTGAAAATAGGGATATTGAAGTTTTAAATGAAAGAGAAAATAATTTAAGTAATGAAGAAAGAGAGCTATCTAAAGATAAATCTAAATTGGAAACAGATTTATTACACTCTAATGATAGACTTGAAAAAATAATAGAAGTTATCGAAAAAATAAAAACAGATATTGAAAATATAAATGAAAAATTAACTGAACTTACAGATATCACAGCAAAAACTGTTGAAGTTGAAAAATTAAAGAGTTCAAAAGATTATCTAAGAAGTTTAGAAAATAAAATTAATAATTTTGGAGATGTCAATTTACTTGCTATTAATGAATTTAAAGAACTAAAAGAAAAATATGATTATTTAGCAAGAGAAAGAGATGATGTTGTAAAATCAAGAAAACAAGTAATGGATTTAATTCAAGAGATAGATGAAAGAATACATGAAGATTTTCATACAACATACGAAAATATAAATGAAAACTTTAATAAAATGTGTGAGGAAACTATTAGAAATACTGAAGGAAGATTAAATATAATAAATCCTGAAGATTTTGATAACTGTGGGATAGAAATATTCGTAAAATTTAAAAATAAGAAGAAACAACCTCTTTCTTTACTTTCAGGTGGAGAAAAATCTATGGTGGCAATAGCCTTTATAATGGCAATATTTATGTATAAGCCAAGTCCATTTACTTTCTTAGATGAGATTGAGGCAGCACTTGATGAAAAGAACACTAAGAATTTACTTAGTAAATTGAGAGATTTTACAAATAAATCACAATTTATCTTAATTACTCACAATAAAGAGACAATGAAGGAATCAGACAGTATATTTGGAGTTACTATGAACAAAGAAATAGGAATTTCAAAGATAGTATCACCTGATAAGATAACAAAGATATTGGATTCAAATAAAGAAAGTAATTAA
- the lpxK gene encoding tetraacyldisaccharide 4'-kinase, which yields MKLLSYIYLLITTIRNFLYDEKILPIRKVPDVEVICIGNVSVGGTGKTPAVHFFVKKLLAKGRKVAVVSRGYRGKRKRDPLLVSDGMVIFATAQESGDESYLHALNLKVPVIVGADRYKACMFAKKHFDIDTIVLDDGFQHRKLYRDRDVVLIDATNPFGGGNVLPAGLLREDFRRAVRRAYEFIITKSDLVNERELRRIKNYLRKKFKKEVSVAKHGISCLCDLKGNMKPLFWVKGKKVLIFSGLANPLNFEKTVISLAPSYIERIDFKDHHNFKPKDIALIKKKAEKMDADYIITTEKDLVKLPDNLNINNLYVLKIEFTMLEDNTLKDMKG from the coding sequence ATGAAGTTATTGTCATATATATATCTTTTGATAACAACAATACGAAATTTTTTATATGATGAAAAAATATTACCCATAAGAAAAGTTCCTGATGTTGAAGTTATATGTATAGGGAATGTCAGTGTTGGAGGAACAGGAAAAACTCCAGCAGTTCATTTCTTTGTAAAAAAATTATTGGCAAAAGGAAGAAAAGTTGCTGTAGTTTCCCGTGGATATAGAGGGAAAAGAAAAAGAGATCCTCTTTTAGTTAGCGATGGAATGGTAATTTTTGCAACAGCACAGGAAAGTGGAGATGAATCGTATCTACATGCTTTAAATTTAAAAGTTCCTGTGATTGTTGGTGCAGATAGATATAAGGCTTGTATGTTTGCAAAAAAACATTTTGATATAGATACTATAGTTTTAGATGATGGTTTTCAACATAGAAAACTATATAGAGATAGAGATGTTGTCCTTATAGATGCTACTAACCCTTTTGGTGGAGGTAATGTTCTACCAGCTGGACTTTTAAGGGAAGACTTTAGAAGAGCTGTTAGGAGAGCTTATGAGTTTATAATAACTAAGTCAGATTTAGTAAACGAAAGAGAACTTAGAAGAATAAAAAATTATCTTAGAAAGAAATTTAAAAAGGAAGTTTCTGTTGCAAAACATGGTATAAGTTGTCTTTGTGATTTGAAAGGTAATATGAAACCATTATTCTGGGTAAAAGGGAAGAAAGTTTTGATATTCTCAGGGTTAGCTAATCCTTTGAACTTTGAAAAGACTGTAATTTCTTTAGCACCTAGCTATATAGAAAGAATAGACTTTAAAGATCACCATAATTTTAAGCCAAAAGATATAGCACTTATAAAGAAAAAAGCTGAAAAAATGGATGCTGACTATATAATTACAACAGAGAAAGATTTAGTAAAATTACCAGATAATTTAAATATTAATAATTTGTATGTATTAAAAATTGAATTTACTATGTTAGAGGATAATACATTGAAAGATATGAAAGGGTAA
- the nadD gene encoding nicotinate (nicotinamide) nucleotide adenylyltransferase codes for MRIAIYGGSFNPMHIGHEKIVDYVLNNLNMDKIIIIPVGIPSHRENNLEQSDTRLKICKEIFKGNKKIEVSDIEIKSEGKSYTYDTLLKLIDLYGENNEFFEIIGEDSLKSLKTWKNYEELLKICKFIVFRRKDDKNIQIDEEFLNNKNIIILENEYYDISSTEIRNMVKNNEDISAFVNKKVKKLIEKEYLD; via the coding sequence ATGAGGATAGCTATCTATGGTGGAAGTTTCAATCCTATGCATATAGGACATGAAAAAATTGTAGACTATGTTTTAAATAATCTAAATATGGATAAAATTATAATAATTCCAGTGGGTATACCCTCGCATAGAGAAAATAATTTAGAACAATCTGATACTAGATTAAAAATTTGTAAGGAAATTTTTAAAGGAAATAAGAAAATTGAAGTATCTGATATAGAAATAAAGAGTGAAGGAAAATCATATACCTATGATACACTTCTAAAGCTAATAGATTTATATGGAGAAAACAATGAATTTTTTGAAATAATAGGTGAAGATTCTTTAAAAAGTTTAAAAACTTGGAAAAACTATGAAGAATTATTGAAAATATGCAAGTTTATTGTTTTTAGAAGAAAAGATGATAAAAATATTCAAATAGATGAAGAGTTTTTAAATAATAAAAATATTATTATTTTAGAAAATGAGTACTATGATATATCTTCAACAGAAATAAGAAATATGGTAAAAAATAATGAAGATATCAGTGCTTTTGTAAATAAGAAAGTAAAAAAATTAATAGAAAAAGAATACCTAGATTAA
- a CDS encoding alanine/glycine:cation symporter family protein — protein sequence MVHLIASINSLFWGSLLILLLVGTGIFFTIRLRFVQVRKFRKGITQLTGDFDLNGKDADHNGMSSFQALATAIAAQVGTGNLAGAATAIVSGGPGAIFWMWVSAFFGMSTIYAEAILSQLFKKKVEGEVTGGPAYYIEELFNKGVLAKVLAVFFSLSCILALGFMGNGVQANSIGEAVQNAFNISPYITGAVVALLGGFVFFGGLKRIASFTEKVVPVMAGLYILICIVIIVINHANILTAFESIFVNAFSTKSILGGFLGMGVKKAIRYGVARGLFSNEAGMGSTPHAHAIAKVKNPVEQGNVALITVFIDTFVVLTLTALVILTANVGDGTLTGITLTQKSFEATLGYSGNIFIAIALFFFAFSTIIGWYFFGEANIKYLFGKKAINIYRVLVMISIFIGSTQKVDLVWELADLFNGLMVIPNLIALLLLNKLVLETSDEYDKIHNL from the coding sequence ATGGTACATTTAATTGCAAGTATTAATAGTTTATTTTGGGGAAGTCTTTTAATTTTACTTTTAGTAGGAACAGGAATCTTTTTTACAATTAGATTGAGATTTGTACAAGTTAGAAAATTTAGAAAGGGAATCACTCAATTAACAGGGGATTTCGATTTGAATGGTAAGGATGCTGACCACAATGGTATGTCATCATTTCAAGCCTTGGCAACAGCTATAGCGGCTCAAGTAGGAACAGGAAATCTAGCGGGGGCAGCAACAGCTATAGTATCTGGAGGACCAGGAGCCATATTCTGGATGTGGGTAAGTGCATTTTTTGGAATGTCAACTATCTATGCAGAAGCTATATTGAGCCAATTATTTAAGAAAAAAGTTGAAGGAGAAGTAACAGGAGGACCTGCTTACTATATAGAAGAATTATTTAATAAAGGAGTTTTAGCTAAAGTTCTTGCAGTATTCTTTTCACTTTCTTGTATACTTGCTTTAGGATTCATGGGAAATGGAGTGCAAGCGAACTCTATAGGTGAAGCAGTACAAAATGCTTTTAATATATCACCATATATAACAGGAGCAGTAGTTGCATTACTTGGAGGTTTTGTATTCTTTGGAGGACTTAAAAGAATAGCCTCTTTCACAGAAAAAGTTGTACCTGTTATGGCAGGACTATATATTTTAATCTGTATAGTAATTATCGTAATAAACCATGCTAATATTTTAACAGCTTTTGAATCTATATTTGTAAATGCTTTTTCCACAAAGTCTATCTTAGGAGGATTTTTAGGAATGGGAGTAAAGAAGGCTATTAGATATGGGGTTGCAAGAGGATTATTTTCAAATGAAGCTGGTATGGGTTCAACACCACATGCTCATGCAATAGCTAAGGTTAAAAACCCTGTTGAACAAGGAAATGTTGCTTTAATAACAGTATTTATTGATACTTTCGTTGTATTAACTTTAACAGCTCTTGTAATTTTAACAGCAAATGTAGGAGATGGAACTTTAACAGGAATTACATTGACACAAAAATCTTTTGAGGCAACTTTAGGATATTCAGGAAATATATTTATAGCAATTGCTCTATTCTTCTTTGCATTTTCGACTATTATTGGTTGGTACTTTTTTGGAGAAGCAAATATTAAATATCTTTTTGGTAAAAAAGCAATTAATATCTATAGAGTTTTAGTTATGATATCAATTTTCATAGGATCTACTCAAAAAGTTGATTTAGTTTGGGAACTTGCGGATTTATTCAATGGACTTATGGTAATTCCTAACCTAATTGCCTTATTACTTCTAAATAAATTAGTTTTAGAAACTTCAGACGAATATGATAAAATACATAATTTATAA
- a CDS encoding DUF1858 domain-containing protein, with product MVTGDMNIMEAVEKYPVIVEVLQRNGLGCVGCMIASGETLAEGIEAHGLDTKAILDEINSLIKE from the coding sequence ATGGTTACAGGTGATATGAATATAATGGAAGCGGTTGAAAAATACCCAGTAATAGTTGAAGTTTTACAAAGAAATGGTTTAGGATGCGTAGGTTGTATGATCGCTTCTGGAGAAACTTTAGCAGAAGGAATTGAAGCTCACGGATTGGATACTAAAGCTATCCTTGATGAAATCAATTCTTTAATAAAAGAATAA
- a CDS encoding phosphatidate cytidylyltransferase — protein sequence MLVAMFFVDILALIILFLIKNKISEKKFTNIKQRIFTWFIIIILFYLATMSRVYLLLLFGLISTLAFKEFLQFAYIKYNSELMITSIVVNLAFYLGIYFKNLYVLLILFILIALRFYKRAFIIFAFFITTYLIGSISYIDDLNFIINYMILIELNDVFQYISGNIFGERKITPNISPNKTVEGLIGGMILTTLTAALLKYIFHINYQIKFIPYIALIGFFGDIFISALKRKVNLKDSGTLLLGHGGILDRVDSLIFTAPIILFIFKYS from the coding sequence ATGCTAGTTGCAATGTTTTTTGTTGATATTCTAGCTTTAATTATTTTATTTTTAATTAAAAATAAAATATCAGAAAAGAAATTTACTAATATAAAGCAAAGAATATTTACTTGGTTTATTATAATAATACTTTTCTATCTAGCAACTATGAGTAGAGTTTATTTACTTTTACTTTTTGGGCTTATCTCTACTTTGGCTTTTAAAGAGTTTTTACAGTTTGCATATATAAAGTATAATAGTGAATTAATGATAACTAGTATTGTTGTAAATTTAGCTTTCTATTTAGGAATTTATTTTAAAAATCTTTATGTTCTATTGATATTATTTATTCTTATTGCTCTTAGATTCTATAAAAGAGCTTTCATAATCTTTGCTTTTTTTATAACAACTTATTTGATAGGAAGTATCTCATATATAGATGACCTAAATTTTATAATAAACTATATGATTTTAATAGAATTAAATGATGTGTTCCAATATATAAGTGGGAACATCTTTGGTGAAAGAAAGATAACTCCTAATATTAGTCCCAACAAGACAGTTGAAGGACTTATTGGTGGAATGATTCTAACTACCTTAACTGCTGCTTTATTAAAGTATATTTTCCATATAAATTATCAAATAAAATTTATACCATATATTGCTTTGATAGGATTTTTTGGTGATATTTTTATATCTGCTTTAAAAAGAAAAGTGAATTTAAAAGATAGTGGAACTTTACTTTTAGGTCATGGTGGAATACTAGATAGGGTTGATAGTTTAATTTTTACTGCTCCTATTATCCTATTTATTTTTAAATATTCTTGA
- a CDS encoding CDP-alcohol phosphatidyltransferase family protein: MDISIYKLKTKFQNLLMPICEKLVKLKVSPNQITITTVLLNIVFAGLIYKFNNYRFIYLTVPVFLFLRMALNALDGMIANKFNQKTKMGVFYNEAGDVVSDTVFFYVFLRVIGISEIHNLLFVFLSILSEYVGVTAMMVDNKRHYEGPMGKSDRAFLISLLAIIYYFIGNQYFDYILILAIVLLIFTIFNRVRSSVKGG; this comes from the coding sequence ATGGATATTTCTATATATAAATTAAAGACAAAATTTCAAAATTTACTTATGCCTATTTGTGAAAAGCTAGTAAAGTTAAAAGTTAGTCCTAATCAGATAACTATTACAACAGTTTTATTAAACATAGTTTTTGCAGGACTTATCTATAAGTTCAACAATTACAGATTTATATATTTAACTGTACCTGTTTTTTTATTCTTAAGAATGGCTTTAAATGCCTTAGATGGTATGATAGCTAATAAATTCAATCAAAAAACTAAAATGGGAGTTTTTTACAATGAAGCAGGAGATGTTGTATCAGATACAGTTTTCTTCTATGTATTTTTAAGAGTTATTGGAATAAGTGAAATTCATAACTTACTTTTTGTATTTTTATCAATATTATCAGAATATGTAGGCGTGACTGCAATGATGGTAGACAATAAAAGACATTATGAAGGTCCTATGGGAAAAAGTGATAGAGCTTTCTTAATAAGTCTTTTAGCTATTATATATTATTTTATTGGAAATCAGTATTTTGACTATATTTTAATATTAGCAATAGTATTACTTATTTTTACTATATTCAATAGAGTTCGTTCTTCAGTGAAAGGTGGATAA
- a CDS encoding bifunctional alpha/beta hydrolase/class I SAM-dependent methyltransferase: MENLYFTSFDSNKIFYRKWNFEQGKKTLILIHRGHEHSERLNSLAQDEKFLKYNIFAYDLRGHGYTETKTSPNAMDYVRDLDAFVKHIKNEYQIKEEDIFIVANSIGGVILSAYVHDFAPNLAGIALLAPAFEIKLYIPFAKQLVTLLTKIKKDAKVMSYVKAKVLTHDVEEQNKYNSDKLINKEINARLLIDLANMGQRLIEDSMAIELPTIIFSAQKDYVVKNSAQKKFYLNLSSKKREFIELENFYHGIIFEKERQTVYKMLDDFIQDVFKNQKIELDDSPREFSRKEYERIGLEEYPLSEKIYYSIQKFSMKTFGFLSKGMSLGLKYGFDSGISLDYIYKNKASGKLLIGKLIDRFYLNQVGWAGVRVRKKNLLALIEEKINSLGEENVKILDVAGGTGNYLFDIKEKYPKLKILINEFKKSNIEVGEEVIKRNNWQDISFVNYDCFDKETYKKINYKPNIVIISGVFELFEDNKMLENTISGVTEILDKDAAVIYTGQPWHPQLKQIALVLNSHKGSGKSWLMRRRSEKELDNLFEKYNLKKEKMLIDNEGIFTVSLAEMR, translated from the coding sequence ATGGAAAACTTATATTTTACAAGTTTTGATAGCAATAAAATTTTTTATAGAAAATGGAATTTTGAACAAGGCAAAAAAACTTTAATTCTTATTCATAGAGGACATGAACATTCAGAAAGATTAAACAGTTTAGCACAAGATGAGAAATTTCTAAAATACAATATTTTTGCATACGATTTAAGAGGTCATGGTTATACAGAAACTAAAACTTCTCCTAATGCCATGGATTATGTTAGGGATTTAGATGCCTTTGTAAAACACATAAAGAATGAATATCAAATTAAAGAAGAAGATATCTTTATTGTTGCAAACAGCATAGGTGGAGTTATACTTTCTGCTTATGTTCATGATTTTGCACCAAATTTAGCAGGTATAGCTTTGCTTGCTCCTGCCTTTGAAATCAAGCTTTATATCCCTTTTGCTAAGCAACTTGTGACATTACTTACTAAAATAAAAAAAGATGCTAAGGTTATGAGTTATGTAAAAGCAAAGGTTCTAACTCATGATGTTGAAGAACAAAATAAATATAATTCTGATAAACTTATCAATAAGGAAATCAATGCTAGACTTTTAATAGACTTAGCTAATATGGGACAAAGATTGATTGAAGATTCAATGGCAATAGAATTACCTACAATAATATTTTCTGCTCAAAAAGACTATGTTGTTAAGAATTCAGCTCAGAAGAAATTTTACTTAAATTTATCTTCTAAAAAGAGAGAATTTATAGAGCTTGAAAACTTCTATCACGGAATAATCTTTGAAAAAGAAAGACAAACAGTCTATAAAATGCTAGATGACTTCATACAAGATGTTTTTAAAAACCAAAAGATAGAACTTGATGATTCTCCTAGAGAATTTTCAAGAAAGGAGTATGAAAGGATAGGCCTAGAAGAATATCCTCTAAGTGAAAAAATATATTATTCTATTCAAAAATTTTCAATGAAAACTTTTGGATTTTTAAGTAAAGGTATGAGTTTAGGCTTAAAATATGGCTTTGACTCAGGAATTTCTCTAGACTATATCTATAAGAATAAAGCTAGTGGGAAGTTATTAATAGGAAAACTCATAGATAGATTTTATCTAAACCAGGTTGGTTGGGCTGGAGTAAGAGTAAGAAAGAAAAACTTGCTAGCTTTAATTGAAGAAAAAATAAATAGTCTAGGTGAAGAAAATGTTAAAATCTTAGATGTTGCTGGAGGTACAGGAAATTATTTGTTTGATATCAAAGAAAAATATCCAAAGCTTAAGATTTTAATAAATGAGTTTAAGAAATCAAATATTGAAGTTGGAGAAGAAGTTATCAAGAGGAATAATTGGCAAGATATCTCTTTTGTCAACTATGATTGTTTTGATAAAGAAACATATAAAAAAATTAATTACAAGCCTAATATAGTTATAATTTCAGGAGTTTTTGAGCTTTTTGAAGATAATAAAATGCTTGAAAACACTATATCAGGTGTAACAGAAATTTTAGATAAAGATGCTGCTGTGATTTATACAGGTCAGCCTTGGCATCCTCAATTAAAACAGATAGCTTTAGTTCTTAATAGTCATAAAGGAAGTGGAAAATCTTGGCTTATGAGAAGAAGAAGTGAAAAAGAATTGGATAACCTATTTGAAAAATATAATTTGAAAAAGGAAAAAATGTTAATTGATAACGAAGGTATATTTACAGTTTCATTGGCAGAAATGAGGTAA